gttTACAATATAACTGAAATACATAACATTCTAAATACATCCAATATTTACCAAAGACCTTCTCATTTAGGCTAAAAACTCTAAATCtgtaatagaataaaaaatagcATTTCAAATATCTTATAACAACAATATTAATCGTacaataacattaatattagGTTATTAGTAGACGTAAATAGCTGATTTTCCCCATGGCTTGCTAAAGAAAGGAATATTGTACAAATTAATATACACTATAACCTATTAATGCTCTTTTTGCTTtcacaaaatgcaaatattttaatcagctacatgtatatatgtatatatatatacatatacatatatatgtatatgtatatatattatagggAAAGAAATAGCAAGTCTCACTCGATACAAACTATTGCAATCTAGAACTCTCAATTAGAAAATATAcacaagaaaagcagcaaaaaaaatctattttttatataacttttttttatcatgaagAAATCAGTGGTGTGGTTGGTAGAAAGAGTGAACAAATGTCTAGCGCAGGAGTCCATCTGGAGGATGCTGTATTGGACAACACGGATTGTCCAATGAGAAAAGCCCTCTGAGCATGACCCCGCCCTCCCCCTGAAACCTCATTGGTTCTTCTCTCTCAAGCTCCGGTTTTGAACTCCGAGATGTCCGAGAGTTTTCCACTAACGAGTCCCAGAGTCCCGCCACAGGAAAGCACGCTCCATATACGggtaaacaagaaaaaaaaaacatcttcctctctctcatcccaGATTTATGGAACAAGCAAAAGCTCTGAGAGTTCTGATTGTGCAATCACCTCAAacaataaatctctttttagCTAATAAAGTTGCTTAAACCGTGGaacttatttatgtttttttttgtttttgttgttttgtttttttttgcattcttaGCGTTGATTGGAGGAGCAGCAAGACAGGATGTCACCTTCTCCACAGAACTCAAAATGGCTGCCCCAAGGAGAcggataaaaacaaacaataatagcatacaaaatgaacaaacatgacaaaGCAACACTCAAGCAGCATGTATGTAGGTCTTCTCCTCCGTCTACCCCCCCCACCTTAtccctctgtcttttctcctcctccagctcaggAAGTTGCGCCGCTTACGCGGGAGCGAGTTCTTTATATCTTATCCTCGTTGCGGGATAAATTCACCGTCTGAGAAGTACGATCTCAACGCAACTTGAAAAGTGTAGTTTATGTATCAAAGCACAGGTTCAGAGAGTTTACAAAAACAGACCTGGACCTCATTACTGTCTGATCATCATTCATTAACTTTGACGCCAATTGGCAATTCCTGTTGGTTGATTCTGCTTGCGCCACCAAAATTGCTTCCTTTGGGAGGGATACAAAATGGTTGCAGAAGGTAATACATCAAGTGAGAACAAACGCTTATTGGAAACCCCTGATATCTTCTTGTGGACAGAAAGCAAAGTAACTGACAGCTTTTCAAAAAGTAATCGGTCCAGCTCTGAAACTACAACAGTGAGTAAGTGACATTATTTATGTGCAGTCAGTCAGAGTTAAATATCAAAAAGCAAAGGCTTATTCGTTATTCACCACAATGTCTACTCTGCACCTGAGTTCACGCCACCAAGATTACTGGGATATgctatatatagtgtatatggGCAACATTTTGAGTCAACGCTGATGGGCAACCTATGGGTAGCAGAGACTTAAGAGGAGACTGAGACTAAAGGTAAAGACATAAGATGACACCTACTGAAACCTTTTTTGGGTTTGTATTTTGGAACCCCAAGATGCAATCGATTTGAACCCTCTAGGGTCCTGTCAGTGGTCCTATGAATTGCTTTTGCAATCGTGGGCAATTGTTGGGATCCCAGAGGGTTTGGAGAATGATGATGGCATTAATCTCCCAGCAAGGATTTACTTCCTCAAGATTATACCCTTAAGCGTAATCTAAAACTACCTtgctcctctctgcctcttttacTCAAGCACTTAATCACTTGAATAAAAGCTCTACAGTTGTTACCCTTTATATCCTTTTACGAGTGGGAAAGAAGGTCGTAAGAAATTGAACGAATTCCCCAAATAACATCAATTCAAAATGTTGTTTGCTCTGCCCCTTAAATACACAGCCCTGTATATCTTCCCCATCAGAACTACATTGCTCATTTCTAAGTGCAGCCTTTTCCTCCGCTGCCTGAATTGGTACTTGACTTGAATTAGCAGTACAAATTTAAGCCAAAGTAGTTATTGCATCATGACACACTTGGCTCGAAGAAATGGTGCAGCGCCAATCTGACAAGCTGAGCAACACAGTGTATCTGTGCCACAACCTGCTACCCAATGTGCTATGATCCCTTTGACTGCATCTGTAAGCTAGTAAACAATCTGAGTCTTGATGGAAAACACAAAGCCACTACTCAATTCTGTCATtctttcaaatcttttttttcaaataagcAGAAAACATGAGTTGATTCTGGGTGGCACTACGAAGAATTCTGGCTCAAAATTGACCAATTTCGACCAAAAAATCTGGAACTTTCAGTCTATATATCCATCTCTTTTACCCTGCTAGACAACTGAAATGGTTCACTGCATTTGATTAAGCACAAGCAAAATGCTAAAATATCATATTCTTTCATCCTATACCCTGTTTCATCCATCACGCCTTCCTCCCACAACCATctttactttcacttttctAATTTCAACACTTCATTTCCCCAAAAGTACCACCATACTTCTCTTTCTCCCGTTGTGCACTACCCACATTCTctttcaaattatattacatagcttttttttttgtacatacattttgtttgtatatttctttaaaaaaatacacagaatagAGCATAATTAAGAACTTTTTTGGCAGCTTCTTCCTTTCTCAGAGGAAAGTCCCGATAATCATCAGTTGTAACAAGAGACGAAgacttctgcttttcttttagtCTGAAAAGGAACCTCCAACTTGGCAGAGCAaaggtggagaagaaaaaataactctgaaattctttctttccttccttcaatCTTCTCCCTAAAGACTTTTTCGATCACTCACCCACCCCTACTCGTCAACTCTCCCTTCAAACAGTCGCTCCCAGCAGCTCTTCTGACTTGGCCATGATCTCATTCTGGTTGGAGTCTAAGCCGTAGAACTTGACCTTCAGCCCATCGACAGGGTGGACCACAGGTACTGTGACCACGCGGGGGAACTGCCGGGTGGCCAGCTCGAAACGGCTTGTGCTGGCCAGCTCGATAGCCAGGATGCGAAGGAAGAGGGTGGCAAGCTGCTTGCCCAGGCAGGACCGGACGCCGCCGCCAAAGGGCAGGTAGTGGAAGCGTCCCTCTTTGTCTTCTCCCCGTTCCTGACTGAAGCGGTCAGGGTCGAAGGCGTCTACGTCCTTGAAGACGGCTGCAGTGTCGTGGGTGTCTCGAATGCTGTACATTACACTCCAGCCTTTTGGAATCTGAACTCCCtgaacacagaaagacaaagaaatgaagccaatgaaCAGGGTGCAATTATGGCTGCAAATAGGCCAGAGACTTTGGAAGTTCATAATCGAGTGGCTACAGTATTCAGTCGGGAACTATCTCTAGGCTACTCACGTCAAGTTCAAAGGTCTGCATGGCAGTTCGATAGGCCCCTGAGACAGGTGTAAAGAGTCTCAACACCTCCTTGATGACACAATCCAGGTACTTGAGGCTCACGATGGTGTCCAGCCTCAGCTCTCCTTCGGGGCATAGGCAACCATTGTGGAGAAGGCCCCTGGCTCTCAGCTCCTCCCTCAGGCGCTCCAGGACTTGAGGGTGGCGGAGGAGCTGCATGATGAGCGAAGTGCTGGCGCTGGCTGTGGTGGCGAAGGCAGCGAAGATCAGCTCGATGGTGGACTCCTGTGGGATGATAGATGATAGTAGATAGTGCGTTAGTGCTTGTGATAAGAGGGCTCTTCATTTTCCTATTGGGTAAGTTTGGTAAGTATAACCATGTCCGTATACAGCCCACACTAGTCACTACGCAGCCAGAGTTTAGGAAAAACAGCAATTTTAGCGTGAGCACAATCTTACACTGTGTGGAGGGCATATGAGTTGATTTGTCTTTACTTTGTGGGCAAGCCAGCTGAATTCCCCCTAAGCTCCTGATGGACTAATTGCTTGTCACTTGAATAAAGGGTCCGGAGAGTGGAAATATAGATGGTGGCGTTATGCGCTGAAGGGTCAGGGTGGATATTAGCCAAATGCCCAAGCATAGGCACGATTGCTGTTCTTTAAGTCGTAAAACCACGAAATAGAGAACGCACgatgatgaagaaaacacaTCTACTCatgctgtgtgtcatttttgtAGCTACCTTACCTTTAAACCTTACTTACTACGCTAgggccagaaaaaaaagccagtaCATAATAAAagtatgttgtttttaattcctGAAAAGTAGCGTGTTTGGGAAATATGAAGTCTGAATCCAATAACAACATTTAGCATGCTGTGCCAGGCCCATTATTAAGGTAGTGGAATAAATAACACTGTGGTTCGGGGCAGCACGACTCTTATTATAAACCTCTCATCTGCCATCATCTGTGTCAAAACACATCTCAGCCTCAccctacatgtgtgtgttatatatgcGTGCGTCAGAAAACTGCAGGAGAGTGCTTCAAGCCTGGGCCTCCGCGACAGGGGCTCCCCAGTTCACTTtgagtgtgtatttatatatatatatatatgtgtgtgtgtgtgtgtgtgtgtgtgtgtgtgtgtgcgtacaggAGGCCTCTTTCAGACCCCTAGCAGGGGGAGTGTTGACTTATTTTTGGCCCTGGACTTAACCCAGAAaccacagagagaggcagagagagttGAGTTTCCACAGAATTCCTCAGAATTACTTTAATAGGTAAATAGAGGGTGTGCCtgtccatgagtgtgtgtgttatactgTTACTGTCTGCCCATGGGCATCAGCTCAGCATCCCTGCAGTCATATTTTACATAAAGCTGTGTATCATAAGTCACTTTCATTGCTTATGTTCCCAGGATTATTTCTCGGACAAATTACGATGATTGTTGATGTATATGTGTTCAGTCAGCCACGACAGGTTCCCTTTGGCAGCACTTTACTAGGTAAACAGCGATCCTTATGTGTGACTGCGTGCAGGTCTGAACACACGTGTGTGATCTGAGTGGCTTCTTGTGCATCTGGCTTCTCTCCGGCGTATGTTTGCGCACCTTTTCCTCTCCCGCTCGGGCGATATTTGTGCGTTTACCTTCAGTTCCTGCATGGTGAGCTCGGTGCCGTTCTCCTTGGCGCTCTCCATCAGGACGTCCAGCGCGTCGCTGTAATCCTTCCCCTGGGAACACAGCGGCTTCTCCCTGATGGCCTTCTCTATGCTTTTCTGGAGGGTGTCTCTCGCTCGGATACCCTGCGAACAAACGCACAAAAGGGCGATTTAACACTTGTCTACGACGAGCTCTGCAAAgtttgcagctttaaaaaggaGTAGACGTACCTTCCTGTAGCCGCTAAACGGCAGGTCTATAGGCAGGCTGAACAAGTTATCAACAAAGTCCTGGAAGGTCGAGAACAGATGCCTCATCTCCTCTTCGGACACCCTGAATCCCAGCAGCACCCTCACCGCCATGGTGAACGACAACCGCTGGCTTTCCCTGTGAGAAGACAACCAATCAGGACCTCGAATTAAAGCCACTGttgcttctttcttcttgaGTTCTAAGCAGCCTGAACTTCTTCTTTGGAAATTCATGTCTACTCTGATGTTTCTACCATTGTTCCAAGTCATAATGTTTTTCCATAGGTCATGTTTCTTCTTGTAGCTATGACATCATGATTTCTGTAGACTATATTAGCAAGATGATGATCCTACCTCCAATTTCTAGGTGCAATAACAATGACATGTCTACCTCTACTATGGGGACCGCACTGGTACCTGTAGACGTTGATGGGCTCAGGGTTGGAGCTCCATACCCGGAGGCTCTCCTGGATGACCTGCTGGATTTTTGGGAGGTAGGACTCCAAGGCCTCATGGCTGAACACTTTGGCAAACACCTGTAGAGACAGAGTAAAGGAGGCAcgtagtgtcattttaaaaatgcagaatgTGACCGCACCTGTCTgttcatgacacacacacagataaagatCAACCTTCTTGTAGATGCTCGTAAATTTTCCGACTTGGCGCACAGACAGAAAGCGTAGAGAAGTCTGTTTGAACCAGTGCAGGTGCAAGCAGAGGACAAAAGCACTGATTGAGCTAACAGACTGTATGTCATCTACACACAGTACAAACTCTTTAGGAAAGCTCTGAGCATTGCAAATCCTGAGTGACACCGTGTGTGAACAGATGTCTGCTATAATATTTACACTTATTAAGGTTTTTCAGTcccatttgtttgtctgtctgtcagtttgccgaacatttcaaatataatataatctctCAGTGATTTGCAAACATATATCCGAACATATATCTTTCTATAtaggtcattttttttccaccactccTACAAACTGTATCCAAATCATTGCACCAAAAAACGATTCATGACTgtgtatacttttttttttatttcattcagttttccAGTAACTGGCGTGATCTATTTGTCAAACTCTTGAGCAACACATGCACATCTCAAAGACGAGCAAAATGTCACGGTATTCCACCTATGGATACAGCAGCATAAAAGGTGGCTTTCACTCAACGTTCGTGAGTCTGACTCACTTGACATTTCGCAAAAGTTGATCCATGTACAAATTTCCTAATAttacccttttttttctctctctctctctctcctgtcataTCTCTATAACGTTTTCTATCCACTAatccccttctctcctctctcgtgAATTATACCTAGACAAGACTTTCCATCGTGGGTTCattcttattcattttctgtgatGCCCATTCCTTATTCATCCCCAAATTTCTCCTtcacccccacctctctctttaCAGAGACTTATACATTgtggaggttttttttccctgtagTCAGCAGAACTAGAATGACAGGCAGAaaagagcaggagggaggaggaggagggggggtttaAGTCTTTCCTGGCCGCTCGTAGTATTTCTTAGTATGAATCAGTCATCAGTCGTCAGTGTTGTTTGGACAAATAACATTCCATCTGATTTAACCTCCAAAACTGCCCTTAAAACAGTCTTGGAAATGATTTAGAAGTGGAGAACattggagaggagaggagaaatgtgAGCAGACCGGACTAGAATAGGGCttttatattaatatgaatCAGTCACTAACACTCAGCTTTATTTGGATAAATAACTTGTGCACTTAACCTTTAGCGCTCTCCCCAAAAACAGCCACAATTCGGGTCTAAATATACAAGACGAGAGAATAATTAATATCGCCGCTGGTTGGGTCTTCGAAATGTCAACTTTTCAGTGAGGAACACGAACAGAAAGAGTACAGTGTTCGAAACCGTGGAGGGAGATCCTTTAAATTGAGTTTCACAGACGTTACGATATTTGGTTTTTATTCGATCGGCAGCCGTTGCATTGTCGAGTGCGGCTGAACGGTacacatgttttgcattttctaGCCCAGTGAAATGAGGCTGGAACATTTGAACAAAGCAAATTTGATATTGGACATGAATACGTTTGTCTGATGATCAGTGGCTGGTCAATCAGACCCCTCAATTTTACTTTAAGAGCCTTACGATCGTTTTGGAAATGCTAGTTAAGATGCGGGTTGAGCATTTGCATGTacatttgtttggcttttttctttattttgaagaacgttttgtgttttttattagctccttcttcattttctagcctgtttttgttatttttttcaatttattttatcacCGTGGGTTCTTTTTACGACTTTCCTTCTACTTTTTATAACCATGCAGGTGTACTAAAGTAGGTTTAATATCATTGGACACTTTCTATGACGGGTTGTCCTCTTGTTAACTTCTTTGACTTCTATCCAGAATTGGAAAACCATCGTGAAGCACGCCGtggtgtgtttacattcatagCTTTTTAAAGCACGTCGTGCACAAGGGGAAAttactttattgtattttatatgttttccATATGTTTACTCACTGGAGTAGCGCAGTTATAAAGACAAActgttcctgtttctttttattgagACATAATGGAGGCTAAGAGGGAAGAAAGGAGCTTCCAGTGGGATTTGAGCCCAGGCCAGTGAGGGTACATGTGGTTCCTGAGGTCGATGTTTCAGCCACCAAACCATCAGTTGGGCACTTGTACTCTTATTTTGTCCTCTGCCTCAttttcctctcattttctttctcctctgttgcCCTCTTCTCGCACTCATCATTCCTCCAAACCCTGCTTCCCTCCCTCCGTTGCCCTCAGAATGAATGAACAATAGTCCACTGAGCTagtgctgtgtgcatgtgtgaattaCGTGTATGCACTGCATggttctatatatatatatacatctataTAGTGTatacgctgtgtgtgtgtgtgagggagtggTTAGTGCAGATCACAGAGCCCTCCAAGACGTTAGCGGAGCTACATTTCCTCTACTGCCGCACCCTGGGGCCGCTGGTCACAGATCAGCTTACATGACCTGCTCCCCAACCCTGACCACAGGAGATTACACACACTATCTGACCTCAAAACAGCctgagaacaaaacacaaggcGGTCATCACCATGGCCGATCTTTTGTTTGTCGTCAATGCACAATTGATTTGGTCAGTGTTCGTTCATGTGTTGGTGGTTTTTGGAGACGATGGTTGACTTTGGGACatccataaatataaaagttacaTTGACCATCCAGTGGAGGTTGCACATTGACAAGAGTTTGCACATTTAGTTGGTTATCGAGCTTTAATTTGGCATTTCATGGG
Above is a genomic segment from Larimichthys crocea isolate SSNF chromosome XIV, L_crocea_2.0, whole genome shotgun sequence containing:
- the cyp26b1 gene encoding cytochrome P450 26B1, whose amino-acid sequence is MLFDSFDLVSALATLAACLVSMALLLAVSQQLWQLRWTATRDKNCKLPMPKGSMGFPFIGETCHWLLQGSGFHASRRQKYGNVFKTHLLGRPLIRVTGAENVRKVLMGEHTLVTVDWPQSTATLLGPNSLANSIGDIHRKRRKVFAKVFSHEALESYLPKIQQVIQESLRVWSSNPEPINVYRESQRLSFTMAVRVLLGFRVSEEEMRHLFSTFQDFVDNLFSLPIDLPFSGYRKGIRARDTLQKSIEKAIREKPLCSQGKDYSDALDVLMESAKENGTELTMQELKESTIELIFAAFATTASASTSLIMQLLRHPQVLERLREELRARGLLHNGCLCPEGELRLDTIVSLKYLDCVIKEVLRLFTPVSGAYRTAMQTFELDGVQIPKGWSVMYSIRDTHDTAAVFKDVDAFDPDRFSQERGEDKEGRFHYLPFGGGVRSCLGKQLATLFLRILAIELASTSRFELATRQFPRVVTVPVVHPVDGLKVKFYGLDSNQNEIMAKSEELLGATV